In Ptiloglossa arizonensis isolate GNS036 chromosome 6, iyPtiAriz1_principal, whole genome shotgun sequence, a single window of DNA contains:
- the LOC143147884 gene encoding uncharacterized protein LOC143147884 → MRSEPDTDGTVGGANRGRSASAATRRDATRPYASKTDRFGDTVLASRFRGNARSRVRVRRFSTNPETVFERSYFADRRGNARYPRESFANGPVRRLGFSQRWISIGVRATSRKLTRPRHDQRLPNIREFRRVDRIDRIVRRRDRAGVPRRRSNGAAKGMLDLGRWRAPGLFRKEGQGRLWSGTLGSRG, encoded by the exons ATGCGCTCCGAGCCCGATACGGACGGAACCGTAGGCGGAGCCAATCGAGG ACGTTCCGCGTcggccgcgacgcgacgcgacgcgacgcgaccctACGCGAGCAAAACGGATCGGTTCGGTGATACGGTGCTCGCATCGCGTTTTCGCGGGAACGCTCGGTCGCGGGTGAGAGTGCGCCGATTTTCGACGAACCCCGAGACCGTGTTCGAAAGATCCTACTTCGCGGACCGTCGAGGAAACGCGCGATATCcccgcgaatcgttcgcgaacggTCCCGTTCGTCGCCTCGGCTTTTCCCAACGATGGATCTCCATCGGAGTACGCGCAACCTCGCGAAAACTTACGAGACCGCGCCACGATCAACGGCTCCCAAATATCCGTGAATTCCGTCgggtcgatcgaatcgatcgcatC GTTCGCCGAAGGGACAGAGCGGGAGTGCCGAGGCGAAGATCCAACGGAGCCGCGAAGGGGATGCTCGACCTTGGTCGGTGGCGGGCTCCGGGGTTATTTCGAAAAGAGGGACAAGGCCGTTTATGGAGCGGTACGCTCGGTTCCCGCGGCTGA
- the LOC143147887 gene encoding uncharacterized protein LOC143147887: MQRGVQDVAKFSGQPGPSSVRFYGLPAFSKFPDDRNANPRTGTPREKRRLSIPRDATFNRRDATRRDASWHEGNTDCEAGNARVPEAREYAAPMPPARYRVTRTAKYPTDRPYQRYPMSLRRYLLRLVVGTPSATIRRRAAKRIFFPLFPFTLVPEFQFFVASRCSSRTIRHGPRKLSVSAVAYETDATETARSLSRTYGTYRDSYSGATLVPADDTASYFIDVRIEDPLVETNEKEPPAVKVFYVERAAKKTFQSFDARSSIPRYLDTSIPRKSRGRRANKNFRSKKTTRRFGRRYSNERASPRTLATIIDLRTDRPSSPVRNCDRSRTEEKIPRKTERCKGKKLELREKKGNDAVEPSRQECARVSKEQMAHGRPTDTKFREDSTSRVPRDRFIVLAVEPRPDNFSPNRRPTLVLDRDHRSALSAEGGGARACEATKRPGGCTSLPGTITQQPLIYSRR, encoded by the exons ATGCAAAGAGGTGTACAGGACGTTGCTAAATTCAGCGGTCAACCGGGACCTTCGTCGGTCCG ATTCTACGGTCTCCCTGCTTTTTCCAAGTTTCCGGACGATCGTAACGCGAATCCTCGGACGGGAACGCCTCGCGAAAAGCGTCGGTTATCGATACCGCGCGACGCTACTTTcaaccgacgcgacgcgacgcgacgcgacgcgtcgtgGCACGAGGGAAATACAGACTGCGAGGCGGGCAACGCGCGCGTACCCGAGGCACGTGAATACGCAGCGCCTATGCCTCCTGCTCGTTACCGGGTAACGCGAACCGCGAAATATCCCACGGATCGACCTTACCAACGTTATCCGATGTCGCTACGGCGATACCTACTTCGTCTT GTCGTCGGCACACCGTCGG CGACGATAAGAAGACGCGCGGCGAAGCGAATCTTCTTTCCCCTTTTCCCCTTTACCCTTGTACCAGAGTTCCAATTCTTCGTCGCGTCTCGATGCTCCTCGCGTACGATTCGGCACGGTCCGCGCAAACTTTCGGTCTCCGCAGTCGCGTACGAGACGGACGCGACCGAAACCGCGAGATCACTCTCGAGAACCTACGGAACCTACCGTGATTCCTATTCCGGTGCAACGCTCGTACCTGCCGACGATACGGCTTCGTATTTTATCGACGTTCGAATCGAAGATCcgctcgtcgaaacgaacgaaaaggaaCCGCCGGCCGTCAAGGTTTTTTACGTCGAGCGAGCTGCCAAGAAAACGTTTCAAAGTTTCGATGCTCGATCCTCGATACCTCGATACCTCGATACCTCGATACCTCGAAAGTCGCGCGGTCGCcgagcgaataaaaatttccggTCGAAAAAGACTACAAGGAGGTTCGGGCGTCGCTACTCGAACGAGCGTGCCTCGCCCCGAACCCTCGCAACTATTATCGATCTACGGACCGACCGACCGAGTTCCCCCGTGAGAAATTGCGATCGCAGCCGAACCGAGGAGAAAATCCCTCGGAAAACTGAGCGGTGCAAAGGGAAAAAACTCGAGCTGCGAGAAAAGAAAGGGAACGACGCGGTGGAACCGAGTCGGCAGGAATGCGCGCGCGTCTCGAAGGAACAAATGGCGCATGGCCGACCAACGGATACGAAATTTCGCGAGGATTCGACCTCGCGGGTGCCCCGCGACCGATTTATCGTCCTCGCCGTGGAGCCCCGTCCCGACAACTTTTCGCCGAACCGTCGACCCACTCTCGTCCTCGATCGCGACCACCGGTCTGCCTTATCCGCAGAGGGGGGAGGAGCGAGGGCTTGCGAAGCGACCAAGAGGCCAGGAGGGTGCACCTCGTTGCCCGGCACAATTACGCAACAACCATTGATCTACTCGCGCCGATAG